Proteins found in one Lycium ferocissimum isolate CSIRO_LF1 chromosome 6, AGI_CSIRO_Lferr_CH_V1, whole genome shotgun sequence genomic segment:
- the LOC132058941 gene encoding geranylgeranyl pyrophosphate synthase 7, chloroplastic-like, producing the protein MAFLATISGRENLLLSNTLNNNFTCSRKPLPSHSYSFLRKKIQASNVANSFQTFQVKDQEISSKTEKFILPKFDFQEYMEMKEIKVNKALNDAIPMQEPIKVHEAMRYSLLAGGKRVRPILCMASCEVVGGDESLAIPAALAVEMIHTMSLIHDDLPCMDNDDLRRGKPTNHKVFGENTAVLAGDALLSLAFEHVATKTRNVTPQRVVQAIGELGSAVGSVGLVAGQIVDLASEGKQVSLSELEYIHHHKTGKLLEAAVVCGAIMGGGKEVDVERMRNYARCIGLLFQVVDDILDVTKSSDDLGKTAGKDLMTDKATYPKLMGLEKAWQLAGELVAKAMDELSYFDAAKAAPLYHLANYIAHRQN; encoded by the exons ATGGCATTTTTAGCTACCATTTCTGGCCGTGAAAATCTGCTCCTTTCTAATACCCTAAACAATAACTTCACTTGCAGTAGAAAGCCCCTACCTAGCCACTCTTACAGTTTCCTTCGCAAGAAAATCCAGGCTAGCAATGTCGCGAACTCGTTCCAAACTTTCCAAGTCAAAGACCAAGAAATTTCATCCAAGACAGAGAAATTCATCTTGCCTAAGTTTGACTTTCAAGAATACATGGAAATGAAGGAAATCAAGGTAAACAAAGCACTAAATGATGCAATACCAATGCAAGAGCCTATAAAAGTTCATGAAGCCATGAGGTACTCACTTCTAGCTGGTGGAAAGCGCGTCCGACCGATCCTATGCATGGcttcttgtgaagttgtaggaGGGGATGAATCCTTAGCTATTCCTGCAGCTCTTGCAGTTGAGATGATTCACACCATGTCACTGATCCACGACGATCTTCCCTGCATGGACAACGATGACCTACGTCGTGGCAAGCCCACGAACCACAAGGTTTTCGGGGAAAACACAGCAGTTCTTGCAG GGGATGCACTTTTGTCTTTGGCCTTCGAACATGTAGCTACCAAGACTCGAAACGTAACACCCCAAAGAGTGGTTCAAGCCATTGGGGAATTGGGTTCAGCTGTTGGCTCGGTAGGGCTCGTGGCAGGGCAGATTGTGGACTTAGCTAGTGAGGGAAAACAAGTGAGCCTAAGTGAATTGGAGTATATTCATCATCATAAAACAGGGAAGCTTTTGGAGGCTGCTGTGGTTTGCGGGGCAATAATGGGGGGAGGAAAAGAGGTTGATGTGGAGAGGATGAGGAACTATGCTAGGTGCATTGGGTTGTTGTTTCAAGTGGTAGATGATATTCTTGATGTTACTAAGTCATCAGATGACTTGGGAAAGACTGCTGGTAAGGACTTGATGACTGATAAGGCTACATATCCTAAGTTGATGGGGCTAGAAAAGGCTTGGCAACTTGCCGGTGAGCTGGTGGCTAAGGCCATGGATGAGCTGAGCTACTTTGATGCCGCCAAGGCGGCACCTCTTTATCATCTTGCTAACTATATTGCACATCGCCAGAATTGA